From a region of the Dehalococcoidia bacterium genome:
- a CDS encoding MFS transporter, translated as MLGVFRVSRRVVRATGGVAASLFGDSMLYAVLPAQMPAFGVSPAVVGLVLSVNRFVRLWSNGLAARVYLRFGLQVPFAMAIAVGALTTLLYGVIAGASAFLALRALWGVCYSFLRLGGYLVVLEESTPRNRGQVMGFFNGGQRAGSIVGALLGGILFDLLARERSFLVMGVLTALGLLLVGGLKKPSLPLGDDPLPSPSKPVPVRPISLRGIGGWFTGMLALDLRARSRDTHRRWLTLCIALFCLTFTMQGLLTATLGYYLRQRLGANFTVPVLGVGIASVSAGFLAVRWVVDLLGPGLGALADRWGRRRTITVCLPLLAAGMLALAWVHPVGVALAFLPLVFLTATACQVCLDALAGNFAPRDLRPMLLGRYTTWADLGAAAGPLLGYLGLVRASLPLLYSAAAVLLLVGVGLFASSAFRPEPAAVVRQPRSPAAPSP; from the coding sequence ATGTTGGGGGTCTTTCGGGTGTCCCGTCGGGTGGTGCGGGCCACTGGGGGCGTGGCGGCCAGCCTCTTTGGGGATTCCATGCTCTACGCCGTTCTACCTGCCCAGATGCCGGCTTTTGGTGTTTCCCCGGCAGTGGTAGGGCTGGTGTTGAGTGTGAACCGTTTCGTGCGCCTCTGGTCCAACGGTCTGGCGGCACGGGTGTACCTGCGGTTTGGATTGCAGGTGCCCTTCGCCATGGCCATTGCAGTGGGGGCGTTGACGACACTCCTTTACGGGGTCATCGCCGGCGCGAGCGCCTTCCTAGCGCTGCGTGCCCTCTGGGGGGTGTGCTACTCCTTCCTGCGTTTGGGGGGGTACTTGGTGGTGCTGGAGGAGAGCACACCTCGCAACCGGGGGCAGGTGATGGGCTTTTTCAACGGGGGGCAGCGGGCGGGGAGCATCGTGGGGGCCTTACTGGGGGGCATCCTTTTTGACCTGCTGGCGCGGGAGCGGAGTTTCCTGGTCATGGGGGTGCTCACAGCCCTAGGCCTGTTGCTGGTGGGCGGACTGAAAAAGCCGTCATTGCCCCTGGGGGATGACCCACTTCCCTCCCCTAGCAAGCCTGTCCCTGTGCGTCCCATCTCCTTGCGGGGCATCGGGGGGTGGTTCACTGGGATGCTGGCCCTGGACTTGCGGGCGCGCTCTAGGGATACCCACCGCCGCTGGCTGACCCTGTGCATCGCCCTGTTCTGCCTTACCTTTACTATGCAGGGGCTTCTGACGGCCACATTGGGCTACTACCTGCGCCAACGGTTGGGGGCAAATTTCACTGTTCCCGTGCTGGGGGTGGGGATTGCCTCGGTGTCGGCGGGGTTTTTGGCGGTGCGGTGGGTGGTGGACTTGCTGGGGCCGGGGTTAGGGGCGTTGGCTGACCGCTGGGGCCGTCGGCGTACCATAACGGTGTGTTTGCCCCTGCTGGCCGCGGGGATGCTGGCTTTGGCGTGGGTGCATCCAGTGGGGGTTGCCCTCGCCTTTCTGCCTCTAGTGTTCCTGACAGCTACCGCCTGCCAGGTGTGCTTGGACGCTTTGGCGGGGAACTTCGCTCCCCGAGACCTACGCCCCATGCTGTTAGGGCGTTACACCACCTGGGCCGACCTGGGGGCGGCGGCGGGGCCCCTGCTGGGATATTTGGGACTGGTGCGGGCGTCTCTCCCCCTCCTCTATAGTGCGGCGGCGGTGCTCCTGCTTGTGGGGGTGGGACTGTTCGCCAGTAGCGCTTTCCGCCCGGAGCCTGCGGCGGTGGTACGCCAACCCCGCTCTCCTGCTGCCCCTTCGCCCTAG
- a CDS encoding phosphatase PAP2 family protein, protein MVERLLALDAQLVLWLNGWVGRWPWVDRLAQYLASDYLVPVSLALLLLGMWFAPRDVASRERHQKAVFRSLLGACGSSLVVLILNQYFYRLRPFHVHEVRLLFYPPTDSSFPSNAAAVGFGLALGILWTNRPLGGLALVLASLWGLARVYAGVHYPLDVIGGAVVAVGVTGLVAWALHKAEPLPSLVLRAARFLHLA, encoded by the coding sequence ATGGTGGAAAGGCTCCTGGCCCTGGATGCGCAACTGGTCCTCTGGCTCAACGGGTGGGTAGGGCGCTGGCCCTGGGTGGACCGCCTGGCTCAGTACCTAGCCAGCGATTACCTGGTGCCGGTCTCCCTGGCCCTGCTTCTGCTGGGGATGTGGTTCGCCCCGCGCGATGTGGCCAGCCGCGAGCGCCATCAGAAAGCAGTGTTCCGAAGCCTTTTGGGGGCCTGCGGCAGTAGCCTGGTGGTGCTCATCCTCAACCAGTATTTCTATCGCTTGCGCCCCTTCCATGTGCACGAGGTGCGTTTGCTGTTTTACCCACCCACCGACTCCTCCTTCCCGTCCAATGCGGCGGCAGTGGGATTTGGCCTGGCCCTGGGCATTTTGTGGACCAATCGTCCGCTGGGGGGGCTGGCCCTGGTGTTGGCCTCCCTGTGGGGCTTGGCACGGGTGTATGCCGGGGTGCACTACCCCCTGGATGTGATCGGAGGGGCGGTCGTGGCCGTCGGGGTAACGGGCCTAGTGGCCTGGGCTTTGCACAAAGCGGAACCCCTCCCCTCCCTGGTGCTGCGCGCGGCGCGCTTTCTGCATCTGGCATAA
- a CDS encoding glycerol-3-phosphate acyltransferase yields the protein MSVWLWLEALGIAYLLGSIPTAYLAGRLAKGVDIRRVGDGNPGAANVWREVGPLPGAVVALVDVGKGAAAVVLAHALTGSAIGQMLAGGVAVVGHNWSAFLRLQGGRGAATALGVLLAVLPRATFPLVALALIPFFLTRSLSVSFAFVYIPLPLLAWWSGASVGTVVFSIGIPILVGVTHAVRTHHPLPAQGKGIEIVQ from the coding sequence ATGTCCGTTTGGCTGTGGCTTGAAGCCCTGGGTATAGCCTATTTGTTAGGCTCCATCCCCACTGCATACCTGGCGGGGCGTCTGGCCAAAGGGGTAGACATCCGTCGGGTAGGCGACGGGAACCCGGGGGCGGCCAATGTGTGGCGGGAGGTGGGCCCCCTGCCCGGGGCGGTGGTGGCCCTGGTGGATGTGGGCAAAGGGGCAGCCGCCGTTGTGCTCGCCCACGCTCTGACGGGGAGCGCCATCGGGCAGATGCTGGCGGGGGGGGTGGCCGTGGTCGGCCATAACTGGTCCGCCTTCCTGCGCCTGCAAGGGGGGCGGGGTGCAGCCACCGCCCTAGGGGTCCTGCTGGCGGTGCTCCCGCGAGCCACCTTCCCCCTAGTGGCCCTGGCCCTGATCCCCTTCTTCCTGACCCGTAGCCTCTCCGTCTCCTTCGCTTTCGTCTACATCCCCCTGCCCCTGCTGGCCTGGTGGTCGGGGGCATCGGTCGGAACGGTCGTGTTCAGCATCGGCATACCCATCCTGGTGGGGGTTACCCACGCCGTGCGCACCCACCACCCGCTGCCAGCTCAGGGGAAGGGGATAGAGATCGTGCAGTAA
- a CDS encoding branched-chain amino acid transaminase has translation MEPVPLCYFQGKFIPVHEAKVGIMTHALHYGTAVFEGIRGNWNPDAGVVYIFRPREHYLRLLEGCKVLRMHLPWSADDLVRLTVELVERMGLREDLYIRPLAFKSAQKVANLKLHELEDDFALMAVPFGKYLEAGVLRCITASWRRIDETMIPPRVKISGLYVNSILAKTDAVLGGYDEAIMLNQDGHVAEGSGENIFLVKNGRLITPPLYNNILGGITRDTVIELAREELGVEVVERPIGRAELYLADEVFLTGTAAHLTPVGEIDHRPIGAQAPGPITRSLQDLYFKVIRGRVPKYMHWCVPAVPAGQTAKR, from the coding sequence ATGGAGCCGGTGCCGCTGTGCTACTTCCAGGGGAAGTTCATCCCCGTGCACGAGGCCAAGGTGGGCATTATGACCCACGCCCTGCATTACGGCACCGCCGTCTTTGAAGGCATTCGGGGGAACTGGAATCCCGACGCCGGCGTTGTATACATCTTCCGCCCCCGCGAGCACTACCTGCGCCTCCTGGAGGGGTGCAAGGTGCTGCGCATGCACCTGCCCTGGAGTGCCGACGACCTGGTGCGCCTCACGGTGGAACTGGTGGAGCGCATGGGGCTGCGGGAGGACTTGTATATTCGGCCCTTGGCCTTCAAGTCGGCCCAAAAGGTGGCCAACCTGAAACTCCACGAGCTGGAAGACGACTTCGCACTGATGGCTGTGCCCTTCGGCAAATACCTAGAGGCGGGAGTGCTGCGCTGTATCACCGCCTCTTGGCGACGCATCGACGAGACCATGATCCCCCCCCGCGTAAAGATCTCCGGGCTATATGTCAACTCCATTCTCGCTAAGACGGACGCTGTATTGGGTGGCTACGATGAGGCGATTATGCTCAACCAGGATGGGCACGTGGCCGAAGGGTCGGGGGAGAACATATTCCTGGTGAAGAACGGTCGCCTGATCACTCCCCCCCTGTATAACAACATCTTGGGGGGCATCACCCGCGACACCGTGATTGAGCTGGCGCGGGAGGAACTGGGCGTGGAGGTGGTGGAGCGCCCCATCGGACGGGCGGAACTCTATTTGGCCGACGAGGTGTTCCTGACGGGAACGGCAGCCCACCTGACCCCCGTCGGGGAAATTGACCACCGCCCCATCGGTGCCCAAGCCCCCGGCCCTATCACCCGCTCTCTGCAGGATCTTTACTTCAAGGTTATTCGGGGGCGGGTGCCCAAGTATATGCACTGGTGTGTGCCCGCGGTTCCCGCCGGGCAGACGGCCAAGCGCTAG
- a CDS encoding ABC transporter ATP-binding protein gives MGTLLEVKNLRTYFFTQDGIVKAVDGVSYDLQEGETVGLVGESGSGKSVSALSILRLVASPPGRIVGGEVWFEGQDLLKLDEEEMRHIRGNRIAMVFQEPMTSLNPVLTIGRQITEALELHKKMDKKAARARAIELLKMVGIPDAERRIDDYPHQFSGGMRQRVMIAMALSCDPKLLIADEPTTALDVTIQAQILELIKRLCRQFGTAVILITHNLGVVARYADRVNIMYAGRIVERGTARDIYKNPKHPYTVGLLKSVPRLDEPRKERLNPIEGMPPDLINLPPGCPFQPRCPYAIDRCTKEYPPYVTVGDGHISACWVADKVSLGGRA, from the coding sequence GTGGGAACCCTTCTGGAAGTTAAGAACCTGCGCACCTACTTTTTCACCCAGGATGGGATCGTCAAGGCCGTGGACGGCGTCTCCTACGACTTGCAAGAGGGTGAGACGGTAGGCTTGGTGGGGGAGTCGGGCTCAGGCAAGAGCGTCAGCGCCCTTTCCATTCTCCGCTTGGTCGCCTCACCCCCGGGGCGTATCGTGGGTGGGGAGGTGTGGTTTGAAGGGCAGGACCTGCTCAAACTGGACGAGGAGGAGATGCGCCATATCCGGGGTAACCGCATCGCCATGGTGTTCCAGGAGCCTATGACCTCCCTGAACCCCGTCCTGACCATCGGTCGCCAGATCACGGAGGCCCTGGAACTGCACAAGAAGATGGACAAGAAGGCCGCCCGGGCGCGGGCCATTGAACTGCTGAAAATGGTGGGCATTCCCGACGCTGAGCGCCGTATCGATGATTACCCCCACCAGTTCAGCGGGGGGATGCGCCAGCGGGTGATGATCGCCATGGCCCTCTCCTGCGACCCCAAACTCCTGATTGCCGATGAGCCCACGACCGCTCTGGATGTTACCATTCAGGCCCAAATCCTGGAACTGATTAAGCGCCTCTGTCGGCAGTTTGGGACAGCAGTCATCCTGATCACCCACAACTTGGGGGTGGTGGCCAGGTACGCAGACCGAGTGAATATTATGTATGCGGGGCGGATTGTGGAGCGGGGCACGGCGCGGGACATCTACAAGAACCCCAAGCATCCCTATACCGTGGGGTTGTTGAAATCGGTTCCCCGCTTGGACGAGCCCCGCAAAGAGCGGCTCAACCCCATTGAAGGGATGCCACCCGACTTGATCAACCTCCCTCCTGGGTGCCCCTTCCAGCCGCGGTGCCCCTACGCCATTGATCGTTGCACCAAGGAATACCCGCCTTATGTAACTGTGGGGGATGGACACATTTCGGCCTGCTGGGTGGCCGACAAAGTTTCCCTTGGGGGGCGTGCATGA
- the ndk gene encoding nucleoside-diphosphate kinase, with protein sequence MSPSLERTLVLLKPDALQRGLVGEIISRLERRGLKLVGIKMVQMDEAMARRHYAEHVGKPFFPGLVRFITSAPVVAMVWQGKGAVQVVRDLMGKTNPQQAAPGTIRGDLALDTGRNLIHGSDSVETAQRECALFFHPHEILDWPRSMDAWITEE encoded by the coding sequence GTGAGCCCATCCCTAGAGCGCACGCTGGTGCTTCTGAAGCCCGATGCCCTACAACGCGGCCTGGTTGGGGAGATTATATCTCGCCTGGAACGGCGGGGATTGAAACTGGTGGGCATCAAAATGGTGCAGATGGATGAGGCGATGGCCCGCCGCCACTACGCCGAGCACGTGGGCAAGCCCTTCTTCCCGGGGCTGGTGCGCTTTATCACCTCGGCCCCCGTGGTGGCCATGGTGTGGCAGGGGAAGGGGGCCGTGCAAGTTGTGCGCGACCTGATGGGGAAGACCAACCCCCAGCAAGCCGCCCCCGGAACCATTCGGGGCGACTTGGCCCTGGACACGGGACGCAACTTAATTCACGGTTCGGACTCGGTGGAGACGGCCCAGAGGGAGTGTGCCCTGTTCTTCCATCCTCACGAGATTCTGGACTGGCCCCGGAGCATGGACGCGTGGATTACCGAAGAATGA
- the rsfS gene encoding ribosome silencing factor has translation MGTVLSAWAAAQRAAEVAAEKQASDVLVLDLRPLHTFTDFFVLLTATSPPHVEVLAEEIEKALGQGGRSLLHREGEARSGWVVLDYGDLVVHLFLDAQRAFYRLEERWRGAVPRLILR, from the coding sequence ATGGGAACAGTACTTTCCGCATGGGCAGCGGCCCAGCGGGCGGCTGAAGTGGCCGCCGAGAAGCAGGCCAGTGATGTGCTGGTGCTGGATTTGCGCCCCTTGCACACCTTCACGGACTTCTTCGTTCTGCTTACGGCTACCTCCCCGCCCCATGTGGAGGTTCTGGCCGAGGAGATCGAGAAGGCCCTGGGACAGGGCGGGCGTTCTCTGCTCCATCGGGAAGGGGAGGCCCGGTCGGGGTGGGTCGTCCTGGACTATGGCGACCTGGTGGTGCACTTGTTCTTGGACGCGCAGCGGGCCTTCTATCGTCTTGAGGAGCGGTGGAGGGGTGCGGTGCCCCGCCTCATTCTTCGGTAA
- a CDS encoding dipeptide ABC transporter ATP-binding protein has product MTQQSAPAGNGNILVDVQHLKMYFPVTRGIIFQRKIADIKAVDDVSFFIRRGETLGLVGESGCGKTTTGRCILQLYRPTSGSVFFEGIDLCKLKPSQLRPMRRKMQIIFQDPYSSLNPRMTAGNIIGEPLIIHKLVKNRREYRERVAELLQVVGLNPYMADRYPHEFSGGQRQRIGVARALAVQPDFIVCDEPVSALDVSIQAQVINLLEDLQQQFHLTYLFIAHDLSVVRHISDRVAVMYLGHIVEIADRTELYENPLHPYTKALLSAVPIPDPIIEAQRERIILTGDVPSPLRPPPGCVFHTRCPMAVEECKRIVPQLQEVSKDHWVACIRVPGYRL; this is encoded by the coding sequence ATGACACAGCAGAGCGCTCCGGCTGGCAACGGCAACATCCTGGTGGATGTGCAACACCTGAAGATGTATTTCCCCGTCACGCGGGGCATTATCTTCCAGCGGAAAATCGCCGATATCAAAGCCGTGGACGATGTGAGTTTCTTCATTCGCCGGGGCGAGACCTTGGGCTTGGTGGGGGAGAGCGGATGCGGTAAGACCACCACAGGGCGGTGTATTTTGCAACTGTACCGCCCCACCTCGGGCTCCGTGTTCTTCGAGGGCATAGACCTGTGTAAACTGAAGCCCTCCCAACTGCGCCCTATGCGCCGGAAGATGCAAATTATCTTCCAGGACCCCTATTCCTCGCTCAACCCCCGTATGACCGCCGGCAACATCATCGGCGAGCCTCTGATCATCCATAAGCTGGTCAAGAACCGGCGGGAGTATCGGGAGCGGGTGGCGGAGTTGCTGCAAGTGGTGGGCCTCAATCCCTATATGGCGGATCGCTATCCCCACGAGTTCAGCGGGGGCCAGCGCCAGCGCATCGGTGTGGCCCGCGCTTTGGCCGTGCAGCCCGACTTCATCGTTTGCGACGAACCTGTCTCCGCTTTGGATGTGTCTATCCAGGCGCAGGTCATCAACCTCCTGGAGGACCTCCAGCAGCAGTTCCACCTCACCTACCTGTTCATCGCCCACGACCTGTCGGTGGTGCGCCACATCAGCGACCGAGTGGCAGTCATGTACCTCGGCCATATTGTGGAGATCGCCGACCGCACCGAGCTGTACGAGAACCCCCTGCACCCGTACACAAAGGCTCTCCTTTCGGCAGTGCCCATTCCCGACCCCATCATTGAAGCCCAGCGGGAGCGCATCATCCTGACGGGCGATGTGCCGAGCCCGTTGCGCCCTCCCCCCGGGTGCGTGTTCCACACCCGCTGTCCCATGGCGGTGGAGGAGTGCAAGCGCATCGTCCCCCAGTTGCAGGAGGTTTCCAAAGACCACTGGGTCGCTTGTATCCGCGTGCCCGGGTACCGCTTGTAG
- a CDS encoding TatD family hydrolase: MSTPLLCDAHTHLDQFPDEEIPLILERARRADVGLIIAAGVTLASSQRCIALAEAYPEVWAGVGVHPMELTTPLTEADLAQLETLARSCPKVVAISEIGLDFSPDAPDRAWQYEAFRQQIRLARRLRLPIIFHSRELPGYPDAHWEVLRLLREEQAWEVGGAMHYFQADLSIAQACLDINFHISLAKPLLRLPHLAEVVRALPLTAFVVETDSYPQPFKKRREQWTEPQDVLLIARKLAEIKGVPLEEVALTTTRNLLRVLRRSDLLQGITRRD; encoded by the coding sequence ATGAGCACACCCCTCCTGTGCGACGCCCACACCCACCTGGACCAGTTCCCCGACGAGGAAATCCCCCTCATCCTGGAGAGGGCACGCCGGGCGGATGTGGGGCTTATTATCGCGGCAGGTGTTACCCTGGCCTCGTCCCAACGGTGTATCGCCCTGGCCGAAGCCTACCCTGAGGTCTGGGCCGGTGTGGGGGTGCATCCGATGGAGTTGACCACCCCCCTCACTGAGGCCGACTTGGCCCAGTTGGAGACTTTGGCCCGCTCCTGTCCCAAAGTTGTGGCCATCAGCGAGATCGGGCTGGACTTCAGCCCCGACGCCCCCGACCGGGCGTGGCAATACGAGGCCTTCCGCCAGCAGATTCGCCTGGCCCGTCGCCTGCGTCTGCCCATTATCTTCCACTCGCGGGAACTGCCTGGTTACCCGGATGCCCATTGGGAGGTGCTCCGCCTCCTACGGGAGGAGCAGGCGTGGGAGGTGGGGGGTGCCATGCACTACTTCCAGGCCGACCTGTCCATCGCCCAGGCGTGTCTGGACATCAACTTCCACATCTCCCTGGCTAAGCCCCTTCTGCGTCTGCCCCATCTGGCGGAGGTGGTGCGCGCCCTCCCCTTGACGGCTTTCGTGGTCGAGACCGACTCCTACCCCCAGCCCTTCAAAAAGCGCCGTGAGCAATGGACAGAGCCCCAAGATGTGCTTCTCATCGCTCGCAAACTGGCCGAGATCAAAGGTGTTCCCTTGGAAGAGGTGGCGTTGACCACGACCCGCAACCTTCTGCGGGTGCTAAGGCGAAGCGACCTGCTCCAGGGGATAACCCGAAGGGACTAG
- the tsaE gene encoding tRNA (adenosine(37)-N6)-threonylcarbamoyltransferase complex ATPase subunit type 1 TsaE — protein sequence MRTLTLPSPCPEATREVGAILGKHALAGDLLLLMGELGSGKTTLVQGLCQGLGVPEPARSPTFVLVHRYQGRLPVYHVDLYRIGSVPEAVDLGLEDFVGQDGVTVVEWAERALPAFPQDYLLVRFTWEGETLRLLHLSGEGTRGEAWLARAYPDLLACARTWSSSP from the coding sequence ATGAGAACCCTAACCCTACCGTCCCCCTGTCCCGAGGCGACCCGAGAAGTTGGTGCCATCCTGGGGAAGCATGCCCTGGCGGGCGACCTGCTCTTGCTGATGGGGGAACTCGGTTCCGGCAAGACCACCCTCGTGCAAGGCCTGTGCCAGGGGTTAGGGGTGCCTGAACCTGCCCGCTCCCCCACCTTCGTGCTGGTGCACCGCTACCAAGGACGCCTCCCCGTCTACCATGTTGACCTCTACCGCATCGGGAGCGTTCCGGAGGCAGTGGACCTGGGCCTGGAGGACTTCGTGGGCCAGGACGGGGTTACGGTGGTAGAATGGGCAGAGCGGGCCTTGCCTGCTTTCCCCCAGGACTACCTGCTGGTCCGCTTCACCTGGGAGGGAGAGACGCTTCGCCTTCTGCACCTGAGCGGAGAGGGGACGCGGGGCGAGGCCTGGCTCGCCCGTGCCTACCCGGATCTGCTGGCATGTGCCCGAACATGGTCATCCTCGCCATAG
- the thiL gene encoding thiamine-phosphate kinase — protein sequence MRVSDLGEFPLIERLARLVQREAHPLPLPDHLSSPLLVGIGDDAAAWRADSVVQVFTTDTLVDGVHFRFAQASPWDVGWKGMAVNLSDVAAMGAVPQYALVTLGLPLDVPVTWVDDLYRGMLAASSHYGAQIVGGDIVRSPVLFLTVAMTGVTDLPLLLRSAARPGDAIAVTGPLGGSAGGLRLLEQPSALPAEVRAALHEAHYLPKPRVAEGRLLAQEGIRCAMDISDGLLGDLGKLCTASGVSALIFLPRVPIHPALRQAFPQEAESLALSGGEDYELLFTGPPALVERLLPRLPPGAGIIGTIVEGPPGKVRVVRASGEEVPWASGGWNHLRRP from the coding sequence ATGCGCGTCAGCGACCTGGGCGAGTTCCCTTTGATTGAACGGCTGGCCCGTCTGGTGCAGAGGGAGGCACACCCCCTTCCTCTTCCGGACCATCTATCCTCCCCGCTTCTCGTCGGCATTGGCGATGATGCGGCGGCCTGGCGTGCAGACTCGGTCGTCCAGGTGTTCACCACGGATACCCTGGTGGACGGTGTCCACTTCCGCTTTGCCCAGGCATCCCCATGGGATGTGGGGTGGAAGGGGATGGCCGTCAACCTGAGTGATGTGGCCGCAATGGGGGCCGTCCCCCAGTATGCCCTGGTCACCCTGGGCCTGCCCCTGGATGTGCCCGTGACCTGGGTGGATGACTTGTATCGGGGGATGCTGGCGGCTTCGTCCCACTACGGTGCCCAGATTGTTGGGGGAGATATCGTGCGCTCGCCTGTGCTGTTCCTCACCGTGGCCATGACGGGCGTCACTGACCTGCCCCTGCTCCTGCGCTCTGCAGCCCGCCCTGGCGATGCCATAGCCGTAACGGGCCCGTTGGGAGGGTCGGCCGGGGGTTTGCGCCTGCTGGAGCAGCCCTCCGCCCTCCCGGCGGAGGTGCGTGCCGCTCTGCACGAAGCCCACTACCTCCCCAAGCCGCGGGTGGCGGAGGGACGCCTGCTGGCTCAGGAGGGAATCCGCTGCGCCATGGATATCAGCGATGGGCTTCTGGGCGACTTGGGCAAACTGTGCACGGCCAGCGGGGTGTCCGCCCTCATCTTTCTCCCCCGTGTTCCCATCCATCCCGCCCTGCGTCAGGCCTTCCCCCAGGAGGCGGAGAGCCTGGCCCTCAGCGGTGGGGAGGACTACGAACTCCTCTTCACAGGCCCCCCTGCCCTGGTGGAACGCCTTTTGCCCCGTCTTCCCCCAGGGGCAGGGATCATCGGGACAATCGTGGAAGGCCCCCCCGGCAAGGTACGAGTGGTGCGGGCTTCGGGAGAGGAGGTACCATGGGCTAGCGGGGGGTGGAACCACTTGCGCCGGCCATGA
- the tsaB gene encoding tRNA (adenosine(37)-N6)-threonylcarbamoyltransferase complex dimerization subunit type 1 TsaB, with the protein MVILAIDTSTRWAGVALLAPPDRGWEIVWHSPQNHSAELAPAVQVLLERAGVTLKDLSGIVVALGPGSFSALRVGLGFGKGLAVGLGCPIVGISTLEVEAASVGSWGVPLCPVLDLGRGVVAWGVISPNGVSEGERVSRVEEMAEAVPVGGVVCGEGAWVYREQMRPALQGRAVLLATPPPTRRPLALARLGQRRLTQGATDNLATLQPHYLRPPSIGPTRPPPSGGAP; encoded by the coding sequence ATGGTCATCCTCGCCATAGACACCTCTACCCGCTGGGCGGGAGTGGCCTTGCTGGCGCCCCCGGACCGGGGCTGGGAAATCGTATGGCACTCCCCCCAGAATCATTCGGCCGAACTGGCTCCCGCCGTCCAGGTTCTCCTGGAGCGCGCGGGGGTTACTTTGAAAGACCTGTCAGGGATTGTTGTGGCCCTGGGGCCAGGCAGTTTCAGCGCCCTGCGGGTGGGGCTGGGGTTTGGTAAAGGCCTGGCAGTGGGACTAGGGTGTCCCATAGTGGGTATCAGCACCCTGGAGGTAGAGGCCGCCTCCGTTGGCTCCTGGGGCGTGCCCCTGTGCCCTGTGCTGGACCTGGGTCGGGGTGTTGTGGCGTGGGGCGTCATCTCCCCCAACGGGGTATCCGAGGGGGAACGGGTAAGCCGTGTGGAGGAGATGGCGGAAGCGGTCCCCGTGGGGGGCGTGGTGTGTGGCGAGGGGGCGTGGGTCTATCGGGAGCAGATGCGCCCTGCCCTCCAGGGACGTGCAGTCCTCCTGGCCACCCCCCCGCCTACTCGACGCCCCTTAGCCCTGGCGCGCCTGGGGCAGAGGCGCCTAACTCAAGGGGCCACCGACAACCTGGCGACGCTGCAACCCCACTACTTGCGCCCCCCGAGTATCGGGCCCACACGCCCACCCCCTTCAGGAGGTGCACCGTGA
- a CDS encoding nitronate monooxygenase: MSTPVLHTPICDLLGIRYPILMAGMGTLRGRVTPPRLVAAVSNAGGLGVMGASSLAPEEIRQRIRQVRALTDKPFGVDLLLPVSLAETGPTRLTTRRQALAWIEREYPRHYAFVQSLWQEFNLPPLEHREEEPLRVERVRQQVQVVLEEKVPVFAAGLGDPAWVVPLAREAGIKVIGLAGSVRNALRQVKAGVDIIVAQGYEAGGHTGRIATFPLVPQVVDAVAPTPVLAAGGIADGRGVAAALALGAQGVWVGTAFLVALESDLYPPMQDAILQSSSEDFIISRAYSGKTARLLKNPLTEAWERSGLEPLPMPLQGLLMADLLEAAERAGRYDLLFNAAGQIGGMLKERKPAAQIVEDMVRGAVEVLETFPRRITYRNA; the protein is encoded by the coding sequence ATGAGCACCCCCGTGCTCCACACCCCTATCTGTGACCTCTTGGGTATCCGCTATCCCATTCTCATGGCGGGGATGGGCACCCTGCGGGGGCGGGTTACTCCCCCCCGCCTGGTGGCGGCGGTCTCCAACGCCGGGGGACTGGGCGTCATGGGGGCCAGCAGCCTCGCCCCCGAGGAGATTCGTCAGCGCATCCGCCAGGTGCGCGCCCTCACCGACAAGCCCTTCGGGGTAGACCTGCTCCTGCCTGTGAGCCTGGCCGAAACGGGGCCGACCCGCCTGACCACCCGCCGTCAAGCCCTGGCCTGGATAGAGCGGGAATATCCCCGCCACTACGCCTTCGTGCAATCCCTGTGGCAAGAGTTCAACCTCCCCCCCTTGGAGCATAGGGAAGAGGAACCCTTGCGCGTGGAGCGGGTGCGCCAACAGGTGCAGGTGGTGCTGGAGGAGAAGGTGCCCGTCTTCGCCGCAGGCCTGGGCGACCCGGCATGGGTGGTGCCCCTGGCACGAGAGGCGGGTATAAAGGTCATTGGACTGGCCGGCTCAGTGCGCAACGCCCTGCGTCAGGTCAAGGCGGGGGTGGACATCATCGTCGCCCAGGGGTATGAGGCCGGCGGGCACACGGGGCGCATCGCCACCTTCCCCCTGGTGCCCCAGGTGGTGGATGCGGTGGCCCCCACCCCTGTCCTGGCGGCCGGGGGCATCGCCGACGGGCGCGGGGTGGCAGCGGCGCTGGCCCTGGGGGCGCAAGGGGTATGGGTGGGCACAGCCTTCCTCGTGGCCCTGGAAAGCGACCTCTATCCCCCCATGCAAGACGCCATCCTCCAGTCCAGCTCCGAGGATTTCATCATCAGCCGTGCCTATTCCGGAAAGACAGCGCGCTTACTGAAGAACCCCCTCACCGAAGCCTGGGAACGGTCAGGGCTGGAGCCTTTGCCCATGCCCCTGCAAGGCTTGCTAATGGCCGACCTGCTGGAGGCGGCCGAGCGGGCGGGGCGCTACGACCTTCTGTTTAACGCCGCCGGCCAAATTGGGGGCATGCTCAAGGAGCGCAAGCCCGCCGCCCAGATTGTGGAGGACATGGTTCGGGGGGCGGTGGAGGTCCTGGAGACTTTCCCCCGAAGGATAACTTACCGCAACGCATGA